A genomic stretch from Edaphobacter aggregans includes:
- a CDS encoding response regulator transcription factor → MSRPRILLADDHPAVLKATNGLLKPQFDVVGTVVDGATLVSEALRLCPDVIVADITLPVLSGIDAARQLRDSAPSAKVVFLTVHSEQQFVDACMAEGALDMSSSHI, encoded by the coding sequence GTGAGTCGCCCACGGATACTACTTGCCGATGACCATCCAGCTGTACTCAAAGCCACAAATGGGCTTTTGAAACCTCAGTTCGATGTCGTGGGAACTGTGGTGGATGGCGCAACGCTGGTGTCGGAAGCCCTTCGTCTTTGTCCCGATGTAATCGTGGCTGATATTACCTTGCCAGTATTGAGCGGTATCGATGCAGCCCGTCAACTGCGCGATTCCGCCCCCTCCGCCAAAGTTGTGTTTCTAACGGTTCACTCAGAACAGCAGTTTGTCGACGCATGCATGGCAGAAGGGGCCTTGGATATGTCCTCAAGTCACATATGA
- a CDS encoding response regulator: MFELGKQKRVLIVDDERVITDTLVMIFSQEGYESKGVYSAEQALLAMEDWHPALVIIDVLLPAMNGIDLAIRIKSQWPECHLSLFSGQAATGDLLDTATRNGHRFDVVAKPVHPSELLGMAGRLLHEKPGSISENN, encoded by the coding sequence GTGTTCGAACTTGGGAAGCAAAAGCGTGTTTTGATTGTTGATGATGAGCGGGTGATTACCGATACGCTCGTTATGATCTTCTCCCAAGAGGGCTATGAGTCAAAGGGTGTCTATTCAGCCGAACAGGCACTACTAGCCATGGAAGACTGGCATCCGGCGCTGGTAATTATTGATGTATTGCTCCCTGCGATGAATGGCATTGACTTGGCGATCCGGATCAAATCTCAATGGCCAGAGTGCCACCTGTCCCTCTTCTCAGGACAGGCGGCGACTGGCGACCTGCTCGACACGGCGACGAGGAACGGACACAGATTCGATGTTGTAGCGAAGCCCGTCCACCCTTCCGAACTGCTTGGAATGGCTGGACGACTCTTACACGAAAAGCCTGGTTCTATCTCCGAGAACAATTGA
- a CDS encoding Crp/Fnr family transcriptional regulator yields MNAQNNTLFDPAAFLANAGLGRRIVQVKAKGVFFSQGNPADCVFYLQTGRAKLTVVSRAGKEATIALLSAGEFIGEESIAGAAGLRMATATAITACTALKIERVEMIRVMHEEHAFSDLFLKFLLARSMRTQADLVDQLFNSSEKRLARILLLMAEFGQSGNPETLIPQITQETLADMIGTTRSRVSFFMNRFRKLGFIEYNGRIKVHKSLLNVVLHDQSFE; encoded by the coding sequence ATGAACGCGCAGAACAATACATTATTTGATCCCGCAGCGTTTCTAGCGAACGCGGGACTAGGCAGAAGGATTGTCCAAGTCAAGGCAAAAGGAGTCTTTTTTTCACAGGGGAATCCAGCCGATTGCGTTTTCTACCTTCAGACAGGCCGGGCGAAGCTCACAGTCGTCTCACGAGCCGGAAAAGAAGCCACAATCGCCCTTCTCTCTGCTGGCGAGTTCATTGGAGAAGAGTCGATTGCTGGGGCGGCTGGACTGAGGATGGCGACGGCGACGGCGATCACCGCATGTACTGCCCTCAAGATAGAGCGAGTGGAGATGATCCGCGTTATGCACGAGGAGCACGCCTTCTCCGACCTGTTCTTGAAGTTTCTGCTGGCTCGCAGCATGCGAACCCAGGCCGATCTGGTTGATCAGCTTTTTAATTCCAGCGAAAAGCGTCTGGCGAGAATTCTCCTGTTGATGGCCGAGTTTGGCCAGTCGGGAAATCCGGAAACGCTAATCCCTCAAATCACGCAGGAAACTCTGGCAGATATGATCGGTACTACGCGATCTCGTGTCAGTTTCTTTATGAATCGTTTTCGCAAACTAGGATTTATTGAATACAACGGCCGCATCAAGGTCCATAAGTCGCTGCTCAACGTTGTCCTGCACGATCAGTCCTTCGAATAA
- a CDS encoding response regulator, which produces MPDAKVKLLVVDDDASLLMLLSQIFTESGYNVRSAEDGFSALAEIRNEIPNIILSDLNMPGMSGFEFLSVVRRRFPAIRTIAMSGALSGDGVPPGVVADAFYEKGTNLSSLLQIMHDMAHMEWQFFQHPGTLAPIWIPKNGHDSSGEEYVTVTCPECLRAFPQVLGKDILLINETDCVHCSSLVHYAIVQPMNPIFPQASRQKSGLAMPTPLNAPNFSE; this is translated from the coding sequence ATGCCCGATGCGAAAGTGAAGCTTCTTGTCGTAGACGATGATGCATCGCTCTTGATGTTGCTATCACAAATCTTTACTGAGTCTGGGTATAACGTGCGGTCAGCGGAAGACGGGTTTTCTGCACTCGCTGAGATCCGGAATGAAATCCCCAACATCATTCTCTCCGATCTCAACATGCCAGGTATGTCCGGCTTTGAGTTTCTCTCTGTGGTTCGTCGCCGGTTTCCCGCAATCCGTACGATCGCTATGAGCGGAGCGCTTTCAGGTGATGGCGTACCACCCGGAGTTGTCGCTGATGCCTTCTATGAAAAAGGAACAAACCTGAGTTCTTTATTGCAGATAATGCATGATATGGCCCACATGGAATGGCAGTTTTTCCAACATCCCGGCACATTGGCGCCCATCTGGATCCCGAAGAACGGACATGACTCTTCCGGGGAGGAGTACGTTACAGTTACCTGCCCAGAGTGCCTGAGAGCGTTCCCGCAGGTTCTCGGCAAAGACATCCTCCTTATCAACGAAACAGATTGCGTTCATTGCTCCAGTTTGGTCCATTACGCAATTGTCCAGCCGATGAATCCGATCTTTCCGCAGGCGTCCCGGCAGAAGTCGGGTCTGGCGATGCCGACGCCTCTGAATGCTCCCAACTTCTCCGAGTGA
- a CDS encoding Crp/Fnr family transcriptional regulator: protein MPELENGKFDAAAFLASAGLGRRIIRLKAKRDFFSQGNQADSVFYLQKGRAKLTVISKNGKEATITLLNAGDFVGEESIAGVVGLRLATATAITACTALKIERAEMIRVMHEEHAFSDLFVKFLLARNMRTQADLVDQLFNSSEKRLARILLLMAEFGKPGAPETLIPKITQETLAEMIGTTRSRVSFFMNRFRKLGFIEYNGRIQVHKSLLNVVLHDQLPEHNAISASILDTPQNESRKAKRGTARVSKIEQKEN, encoded by the coding sequence ATGCCTGAGTTAGAAAACGGAAAGTTTGACGCCGCCGCTTTTCTCGCGAGCGCGGGATTAGGACGAAGGATCATCCGATTGAAAGCAAAGCGAGATTTCTTTTCACAGGGAAATCAAGCTGATTCCGTGTTTTATCTTCAGAAGGGTCGCGCAAAACTCACAGTCATTTCGAAGAATGGTAAAGAGGCTACGATCACCCTGCTCAACGCGGGCGACTTCGTCGGTGAAGAGTCGATTGCCGGAGTGGTCGGGCTTCGACTGGCAACGGCTACCGCAATTACCGCCTGTACCGCGCTAAAGATAGAGCGGGCGGAGATGATTCGCGTCATGCATGAGGAACATGCATTTTCTGATTTGTTTGTGAAGTTTCTACTGGCTCGCAATATGCGGACTCAGGCTGATCTTGTGGATCAGCTTTTCAACTCAAGCGAAAAGCGTTTGGCAAGAATTCTCCTGTTGATGGCGGAATTTGGCAAGCCAGGAGCACCGGAAACATTGATTCCGAAGATCACGCAGGAAACACTGGCAGAAATGATTGGAACTACCAGATCGCGCGTGAGCTTCTTCATGAATCGCTTTCGGAAGCTCGGCTTTATCGAATATAACGGCCGCATTCAGGTTCACAAGTCGCTTCTTAATGTGGTTCTGCACGATCAATTGCCTGAACACAATGCAATAAGTGCTTCGATCTTGGACACTCCCCAAAATGAATCAAGGAAAGCTAAGCGAGGCACGGCCAGAGTGAGCAAAATTGAACAGAAGGAAAATTAG
- a CDS encoding OmpA family protein — protein sequence MKTTLSLAVGITLSLSAFAQTNPQTTIVSQSTSPASVYHVNVISRTVQAVNYQHRSGATKLDFAGTDLMPSANGQAKVESKRGSIEIEVEFGNLQKPTTFGNEYLTYVLWAISPEGRAVNLGEVLVGGNRRSKLDVTTDLQAFALIVTAEPYYAVRQPSNVIVLENVVRDDTKGTAEAVNAKYELMERGSYIPTGYKFDPVILNANLPLEFFEARNALRIAQSEGAKEYASDSYQHAVQLMNSADGYATEKHSPKKLLIAASRDAVQTAEDARAIAVKKMDEQRLADERQASADAQAKSQGQADDAIRQKEQAQSDAAKAQSDMAANQAASVAAVTAAQADANQSRLAAQQAENDKTAMRMRLSEQLNAILQTRDSARGLIVSMSDVLFDTGKYSLKPGAREKLAKVAGILLAYPGLNIEVGGYTDNIGSDEMNQKLSQNRAGSVRDYLVQQGVAINSVSAKGFGNTLPVASNDNSSGRQQNRRVELLVSGEAIGSPVNATIGSLR from the coding sequence TTGAAGACTACGCTTTCGTTAGCAGTCGGAATCACCCTCAGTTTGAGTGCATTTGCTCAAACCAACCCTCAAACAACCATTGTCAGCCAATCCACAAGTCCGGCATCTGTATACCACGTGAACGTGATCAGTCGCACGGTCCAAGCGGTCAACTATCAGCATCGCAGCGGCGCTACGAAGCTGGATTTCGCAGGCACCGACCTTATGCCTTCAGCGAACGGCCAAGCTAAGGTGGAAAGCAAGCGTGGCTCCATCGAGATCGAGGTGGAGTTTGGCAACCTGCAGAAGCCCACAACGTTTGGCAACGAATATCTCACTTACGTCCTGTGGGCTATTTCGCCCGAGGGCCGGGCGGTGAACCTGGGTGAAGTGCTGGTAGGCGGGAACCGGCGCAGCAAACTGGACGTGACCACGGACCTTCAGGCATTCGCCCTGATTGTTACCGCGGAACCTTACTATGCTGTTCGGCAGCCAAGCAATGTAATAGTGCTCGAGAACGTCGTTCGCGATGACACCAAGGGAACTGCCGAGGCGGTTAATGCGAAGTATGAACTCATGGAACGGGGCAGCTACATTCCCACCGGCTACAAGTTCGACCCGGTGATTCTGAATGCTAATTTGCCACTGGAATTCTTCGAGGCGCGGAATGCACTACGAATCGCGCAATCCGAGGGAGCCAAGGAGTATGCCAGCGACAGCTATCAGCACGCCGTTCAGTTGATGAACAGTGCGGATGGTTATGCCACGGAAAAGCACTCCCCCAAAAAACTCCTGATCGCTGCTTCCAGAGACGCAGTGCAGACTGCCGAAGATGCGCGCGCAATTGCGGTTAAGAAAATGGACGAGCAACGTTTAGCCGACGAACGCCAGGCTTCAGCGGATGCACAGGCAAAGTCGCAAGGGCAAGCTGATGACGCGATTAGGCAGAAAGAGCAGGCTCAGTCTGATGCGGCAAAGGCACAATCCGACATGGCCGCAAATCAAGCAGCATCAGTAGCTGCGGTCACTGCGGCTCAGGCTGATGCCAACCAATCTCGTCTAGCTGCACAGCAAGCGGAAAACGATAAGACAGCCATGCGCATGCGATTGTCTGAGCAGTTGAATGCCATACTTCAAACTCGCGACAGCGCACGCGGGCTCATCGTCAGTATGTCCGATGTGTTGTTCGACACCGGGAAGTACTCATTGAAGCCAGGTGCAAGGGAGAAGCTGGCGAAAGTCGCTGGAATTCTGCTCGCCTATCCTGGACTCAACATCGAGGTCGGCGGCTACACGGACAATATCGGCAGCGATGAAATGAATCAAAAACTGTCTCAGAACCGCGCCGGTTCGGTGCGTGATTACCTAGTGCAACAAGGCGTGGCGATAAATTCGGTCAGCGCAAAGGGTTTCGGCAACACTTTGCCTGTGGCCTCCAACGATAACTCCTCCGGCCGGCAGCAGAACCGGAGAGTAGAACTTCTCGTATCCGGCGAAGCCATCGGCAGCCCAGTCAATGCAACGATAGGAAGCTTGCGCTAG
- a CDS encoding Thivi_2564 family membrane protein — protein MPLIQVVITLIVVGILLWLVNRFIPMQESIKSILNGVVVIAVVLWLLNVFGLFHSLSRIHVGT, from the coding sequence ATGCCACTCATCCAGGTCGTTATTACGCTGATCGTAGTAGGAATCTTGCTATGGCTTGTGAACCGCTTCATTCCCATGCAGGAGTCCATCAAGTCAATTTTGAATGGCGTCGTAGTCATTGCCGTCGTTTTGTGGCTACTGAATGTTTTTGGGCTATTTCATTCTCTTTCCCGGATCCACGTCGGAACGTGA
- a CDS encoding lipid-binding SYLF domain-containing protein: MKMTSMLLIGAFTLANGNLWAATGQQDSIERLQMSSDVLHSIMNAPDKGIPEEVVGGAKCIVVVPHLVKGGFVVGGEHGRGIATCRTAEGWSSPAFVSIGGGSWGLQIGLEGVDLVMLVMNNQGFQHLLSSKFQISGDASAAAGPVGRHASAGTDWKLNTEILTYSRSRGAFAGITLNGAVVQQDNDSTRAIYGRDQTFQAILSGKVPAPKSTLGFMKAIAETNHAATIAEARQDKK; encoded by the coding sequence ATGAAGATGACATCCATGCTATTGATCGGCGCATTTACGCTGGCGAACGGAAACCTATGGGCTGCCACAGGACAGCAGGACTCGATTGAGCGCCTGCAAATGTCCTCGGACGTACTCCATTCCATTATGAATGCCCCGGACAAAGGAATTCCAGAAGAAGTAGTGGGTGGTGCAAAGTGCATCGTAGTAGTCCCGCATTTGGTAAAGGGCGGCTTCGTCGTCGGCGGTGAGCACGGCCGGGGCATCGCAACATGCCGCACGGCCGAGGGCTGGAGTTCTCCTGCGTTCGTCTCCATCGGAGGAGGCAGTTGGGGATTGCAGATCGGCTTGGAAGGCGTCGACTTGGTCATGCTGGTCATGAACAACCAGGGTTTCCAACATCTGCTTTCCAGCAAGTTCCAGATCAGCGGCGATGCGTCTGCTGCCGCAGGTCCAGTGGGTCGTCATGCGTCCGCAGGAACCGACTGGAAACTTAACACTGAAATCCTGACCTACTCACGTTCGCGCGGTGCGTTCGCAGGGATCACATTGAATGGCGCCGTAGTTCAGCAAGACAACGACTCCACGCGGGCGATCTATGGCCGCGATCAGACCTTCCAGGCCATCCTGTCAGGCAAGGTCCCCGCGCCGAAATCGACCTTGGGTTTTATGAAGGCGATTGCGGAAACGAATCACGCAGCGACGATTGCCGAAGCTAGGCAGGACAAGAAGTAG
- a CDS encoding YihY/virulence factor BrkB family protein: protein MTLTSLAKKLFRALARVIPQCGMVSQAVAFNMFLAFFSSLLVVLGLMSNLLRGRSGGELIGRLSRILPPGSWQLVSDSLLRREVNPWAWVLFGWVGTLLVGSQVMKLIMEGIHLIYGDREKHSFLGRQLRGLLLFCVSIVAWLLAIGLSVFGQPLRQWINREFGPSPLILGFWSVMLPALGGILTMLVLALIYRVARPVPTTWRSVLPGATAAAILWWGVSLLFGIYVQKMQYGPVYGGLAAAIGLMVWMEFSTMTVFLGVAWNAEST from the coding sequence ATGACGCTAACCTCTCTTGCGAAGAAATTGTTCCGAGCACTGGCAAGAGTCATTCCACAATGCGGCATGGTGTCGCAGGCCGTGGCTTTCAATATGTTCCTGGCTTTTTTCTCGAGTCTGCTGGTTGTGCTCGGCCTCATGAGCAACCTTCTAAGAGGGAGGAGCGGTGGGGAGCTTATTGGCCGGCTTTCGAGAATTCTACCCCCGGGAAGTTGGCAGCTCGTTTCTGATTCCCTCTTGCGCCGGGAAGTGAATCCCTGGGCATGGGTGCTTTTCGGCTGGGTCGGGACGCTGCTCGTCGGTTCGCAGGTGATGAAACTCATTATGGAAGGCATCCACCTCATTTATGGGGATCGAGAGAAACACTCTTTTCTCGGTCGGCAGCTTCGTGGCTTGCTTCTGTTCTGCGTGTCCATTGTGGCATGGCTCCTGGCTATCGGGCTGAGTGTCTTTGGCCAGCCATTGCGCCAATGGATAAATCGAGAATTCGGCCCCTCTCCTTTGATTCTAGGCTTCTGGAGCGTGATGCTTCCGGCCTTAGGAGGGATCCTAACAATGCTCGTCCTGGCACTGATTTATCGCGTCGCGCGACCGGTCCCAACGACTTGGAGGTCTGTTCTGCCGGGAGCAACTGCGGCTGCGATTCTATGGTGGGGCGTCAGTCTATTGTTTGGAATTTACGTTCAGAAGATGCAGTATGGTCCTGTCTACGGTGGGTTGGCCGCCGCGATCGGTTTGATGGTGTGGATGGAGTTCTCGACGATGACCGTTTTTCTGGGCGTGGCCTGGAACGCGGAAAGCACCTGA
- a CDS encoding ferritin-like domain-containing protein, translating into MALTNVLVDELRDMYSAENQLVKALPKLAKGAKNAQLKALFTAHLEETKEQVLRLKQVFEILEEKPTGEHCNGMEGVIEEGADALEKDEEGASFDSGIVGAALRTEHYEIAGYMAAIAMADTLGLKDVSGLLTKNLNEEQKAAEKILVAAKPILRESANQPEEEDKKPQTGKEKYSAQKSREDEKKAASDLVAHSSAR; encoded by the coding sequence ATGGCACTCACTAACGTACTAGTCGATGAACTCCGGGACATGTATAGTGCGGAGAATCAGCTCGTCAAAGCACTTCCAAAGCTGGCCAAAGGCGCCAAGAATGCGCAGCTAAAGGCCCTCTTTACAGCACATCTTGAAGAGACGAAGGAACAGGTCCTTCGCCTGAAACAGGTCTTCGAGATTCTTGAGGAGAAGCCTACCGGTGAGCACTGTAACGGTATGGAAGGCGTCATAGAAGAGGGCGCGGATGCTCTGGAGAAGGACGAAGAGGGCGCATCATTCGACTCAGGGATTGTGGGAGCAGCCCTTAGGACTGAACACTATGAGATTGCTGGCTATATGGCCGCAATCGCGATGGCGGACACGCTGGGCCTGAAAGATGTTTCCGGCCTTCTCACTAAGAACCTGAACGAGGAGCAGAAGGCGGCAGAGAAGATTCTCGTCGCGGCGAAGCCAATCCTTCGGGAATCCGCAAATCAGCCCGAAGAAGAAGACAAGAAGCCTCAAACGGGTAAAGAAAAATACTCGGCCCAGAAGAGTCGGGAAGATGAGAAGAAGGCTGCTTCTGATCTCGTAGCACATAGTTCAGCAAGATAG
- a CDS encoding manganese catalase family protein, producing MYHHVKKLMYTVTIGEPDPKFGKMLLEQFGGANGELAAAMQYSIQGFNCEDAARKDLLMDIGTEELSHLEVVGALIRMHLKPMKDEREAAEADPLVAIAGGGGVALFDSMGNAWTADYLKITGDLAVDLRSNIAAEARAKIVYERLISFTEDQGSKQALQFLMTREVTHMRAFTAALDSMEKPQFALGIIQPTPGLVDQFFNGSTGESQYGESDFKGPWNSGNGLHTVQSEIKEGEGLDVTPYDPKPGTETTSPVDSTPVGEWTNGVGEKQKALHEAKERDAAKYATVEV from the coding sequence ATGTATCACCACGTCAAGAAGCTTATGTATACCGTTACGATTGGAGAGCCCGACCCGAAGTTCGGGAAGATGTTGCTTGAGCAGTTCGGCGGAGCTAACGGCGAACTGGCGGCCGCTATGCAGTACTCGATCCAGGGGTTTAACTGTGAAGATGCCGCACGGAAAGATTTGTTGATGGATATCGGAACTGAAGAACTCAGTCACCTGGAAGTCGTGGGCGCGTTGATTCGCATGCACCTCAAACCTATGAAAGATGAGCGAGAAGCAGCAGAGGCCGACCCTTTGGTAGCGATTGCAGGCGGCGGTGGCGTGGCCCTTTTTGATTCGATGGGAAATGCATGGACGGCAGACTACCTGAAGATTACTGGCGATCTCGCTGTCGATCTGCGCAGCAATATCGCGGCGGAAGCTCGCGCGAAGATCGTGTATGAACGCCTTATTAGCTTCACAGAGGACCAGGGGTCTAAGCAGGCGCTTCAATTTCTGATGACGCGAGAAGTCACTCATATGCGCGCTTTCACTGCAGCTTTAGACAGCATGGAGAAGCCACAGTTCGCGCTAGGTATTATCCAACCCACGCCGGGTTTGGTGGACCAGTTCTTCAACGGGTCCACCGGGGAGAGTCAATACGGGGAATCCGATTTCAAAGGACCCTGGAATAGCGGCAATGGTCTTCACACCGTGCAATCGGAGATTAAAGAGGGCGAGGGCCTGGACGTCACCCCCTACGATCCAAAGCCGGGAACCGAAACGACCTCTCCTGTCGATTCGACTCCAGTGGGCGAGTGGACGAACGGCGTCGGCGAGAAGCAAAAGGCCCTCCACGAGGCGAAGGAAAGAGATGCGGCAAAATATGCGACTGTTGAAGTCTGA
- a CDS encoding PEP-CTERM sorting domain-containing protein, with the protein MKLDWKASTFGAVLAFVTAFASADTIQLGSYQTGGPNLGNGNTAVAFVGGSTATFALTADSVWAPAGANSVWVSNNAGSGPGGSVIEPNAVYSYTTTFTALSSNYTGSISILADDTTDVIFNGDMLEPEGNLGTDAHCASGPPNCSVPTLITLPTGDFLIGLNTLQFDVQQEIAETGLDFYGSVTSAVSVATISEPGTLLLLGTGLIGFAGALMRRSRARLQTGG; encoded by the coding sequence ATGAAACTCGATTGGAAGGCTTCGACCTTTGGAGCGGTGCTTGCTTTCGTGACCGCTTTTGCGTCAGCAGATACGATTCAACTAGGTAGTTACCAGACCGGTGGTCCAAACCTGGGTAATGGAAACACTGCTGTTGCTTTTGTGGGAGGGTCTACCGCAACATTTGCTCTCACCGCAGATAGTGTGTGGGCGCCTGCAGGAGCTAACTCCGTCTGGGTCTCGAATAATGCAGGATCAGGCCCAGGAGGAAGCGTTATCGAGCCCAATGCTGTCTACTCGTACACCACCACCTTTACTGCCCTATCCAGCAATTACACCGGCTCCATCTCGATACTGGCCGATGACACAACCGATGTCATCTTTAACGGTGACATGCTGGAGCCAGAAGGCAATCTCGGCACCGACGCTCATTGTGCCAGTGGCCCTCCTAACTGCTCCGTTCCAACCTTGATTACCCTTCCAACGGGGGACTTTTTGATTGGCCTGAACACACTGCAATTCGATGTGCAGCAAGAAATCGCCGAGACGGGACTTGACTTTTACGGATCAGTCACGTCAGCCGTTTCAGTCGCGACCATTTCGGAACCAGGAACGCTGTTGCTCTTGGGGACCGGTCTGATCGGATTTGCCGGTGCATTGATGCGCAGGTCGCGAGCTAGGCTCCAAACAGGAGGTTAA